ATCACTTTTGCTTCCGTCTTCGCCGCCGTTCCCGGCGGCCGGTGGGGGATTCGACATCGGAGTTTTTGGTGTTTGAAAATGGATCCTTTTTGAGGGGTTTGAGTTTTTGCTTTGAGAGTagttttcagttttcaaaaaaacaaTTGGAAAAGACGAAGTTGGACTAAAAGTGCTGTTCAGTTATTTCCAATTTCAACTAAAGTCGCGCTCGCAACTATTCATATTGATGCACAAGTCAATTCATTCGTTGTTAATTTATCCGATTCAGGATCGGACACGGTGAAGAAGGTCGTTGTCAAAGGCGGTGCGATGGTCGTCATTGCACCGCCTTCAACGAAATTGAACTACAACTCCAAAGAGTTGGGGTGGAACTGCCACACCATGTGATCGATGGCAGCCTCAAAGCCTGAATTTAATCAAGTTTTTCGACTATCATGAACTGGCCAGTGGAATCAATCGACCCTCCGATAGTACGATTGTCGAAACTAAGATCTATAGTTTTAGAAGTAGAGATCAACACACCTTGTGCATGTTAAGATTTTCACATGTGAATTGTCTCGCATCGAAAATATGAAGTAAAAAGAGATCAAACTTATATTATTactttcatcttcttttcaTATACTAGCTCCTAACATACTAGCAACATTATTTGGCAAACATACATGATACATGGAACATATAAAATCATCTTTTCAAATTCAACTGCATAGACGCTAGTTTTAAAGTTTTGTAAGAATCAAGTGTGCTCCATGCTGAGGCTGGAGAGTGATCACTGTACGAGGAGCATGCGTATACGAGGGCGACAACTTGAACGAATAACGCTGCAGAATCATAACCATCGCCATCTTAGCTTCCAACATAGCAAAATTCTGCCCAACACAAATCCTCGGCCCCCACCCGAAAGGAAAATACATAACCCGCCCTTGCGTCGCCTTTGACACGCCTTCGCCAAACCTCTCCGGCTTGAAGCTGGCCGCGTCTTCGCCCCATAGTCGAGTATTGTGGTGTATGGCCAGCAACGGAAGCACAAGCTGCACCCCTGCAGGTATACTTATCTTTCCAAATCTAGCTTCCTTATGAGTACACCGAACGAGCATCACCCCCGGTGGGTACAACCTCATAGCCTCGTGCAGGATCATGTTTACCTGCACGTGCAAAAGTTAGTGTGCAAAATCAGAATAGCAACGGCAGATTTGCCTTATTGTGTCAACTACTTACAATTTTGAGGTGGTTTAATTCTTGATAATCGGGTTTCCCTTTCCCGAAGACTTGCAAAACCTCGTCCCTAGCACGGTCTTGCCAGTCTTCGTGCTTGCTTAAAAGGATCATTGTCCAAACTAGCAAAGACGAAGTGGTCTCTTGACCGGCGAAGTAGAAGAGTTTGCACTCCTCTATCACCTCCTCGATGTTCATTCCGGACTCGCTTCCATTCTGTTTCATCTCCTTGGAATTGGATTCTAGTAGTAGTCCTAATAAGTCATCCGTGCTGGATTCCGTCGCTTTCATTCTCTTGTTGATAATTCCGAGCACCAACGATTCGGTTTCCCTCACtatttctctcattctcctatTGAATTTCGTTGGCACGAACCTGCACAAgtataacaaaacaaacaatggACTATTTACAACACGATAACAAAAAGTTCAACTGCAACAGAACAAACAATGTCGAACCAAGATTACTTCCGTTGTCACCGGTGGAGTTGGATTACCACATGATACAAAATCTCTAAGCGTAACCTTTTGTTCAATACTATAGCAACTACGTACATTTCTACGTAAACCTGTTCTCGATATAACCTTTTTCCATGGAAAATGCTCGTGTTACTTTATACGTTCAGTGCACTGTTATCACATTCTCacgataaaaaagtaaatagataCACGTTCAAATATACACAACTTACCTCCAGCCAGGGATGTACAAAGTCCGAGTTGCCTCTATGATGAGCTTCGCCTGCTCTCCTTGTAGTTCGAATATCTTTCTTCCCTCCTCGTAGCTACTCCCAAACGCAGTTCTTGAAATCACATCACTCGTCATTGTCTGAAGATAAGGCCACACATCTACTTCACAACCTCCTTCATTTCCCACAATCTTatcccattttctcaacaaTTCATCACAGCTCAAGTAGAATGATGGAACCATATGCTGTTTGTATCAAAAAGGACAAAAACCGTCATATTCTACTGAAACTAGGTACAGTCTGATTCATTGAAGCGTATCTGATATGCGAAGGATATGATAGGAGGACAACTCAATGTAAATATCTCAACACGCAAAACTAGTTACAGTCACAATAATTGTACTATGCTAAGTTTACGAGGACTAGATATGATCTCGTTCATTGAAGAGTACCTTTAATTTTTCGACGTGGAAGGCAGGATTGATCAGTTTTCTATGCTTGGCCCATTTATCTTCCTCGAATGAAGCTACTCCTTTTGCTAGCATCGTAGCAATTGGATTACCATTAGGCTTGTGGAAAACATAATTCTTCGACATAATCTCTCGAATCATTTCAGGTCTGTGATGGTTACTGCAGGCTTTGGTCCAATCCAAATAAAGCTATTCTCACCTGTTCATCACAAGTAACAAATCATATATCTATAGTAACTTATACACAGTCATTCAAATCACGAATTTTGGTTTACTTTTTCAGCAAAGAAATAGAattaacttacaaaatttCTTTTGTTGATTCTCAAAACAATCCTGTTTGATTCAAATAGGACTATTGGTTGTTAACTTATTTTCGTGTATATTATCAGCAAAATCATGAGTTTCGATCATATTTTGTTTCGTcccataaatttaaaaagtgagAAAAACATTAAAGCTAGGATTTGCTCGCAACTATCTCAAGATAAAATTCCGATCACCttgttgatgtttttcaaCTATACTTTATGAATAGACAATATCGTTTAACTTGTCACCACATACGCTTATAATGAtgatatcaaataatttctcaCACGTCACATATCAGATATAATTTCACCAAAAGTATTCAAACAAATCCACACTAATTTTTCCAACTGCAAAGTTGATatcagaatttgaccaaaattcaCGATTTCTCAAACTTACCATATTTTTTGCTGGTTTGGTAGTAGATAGGAAGAGCTCTAGGCATAATATCGTTGGAAAAATCCATAGGCTTGGACACGGCTTCTGTCGCGATGCGACGTATCTCTTTGAAATCTCCATAGAAAAGCTTGTAAGAATTTCCCTTGAAGCCCTGCTGCCGGAGGAGTTTTTCGAGTTTTTTGGGAGTAAACCAcacccaatttaatattttccataCATATATTAGAGCTACAACACAGCAAGAAATTgtcattataaaaataaaaacacccattatatttattttttgcgGTGGAAGAGTGAGAAGAATGAGAAGAGAAGGTGTAGTCTTGTAGATGATGATCTATAGTTAAGAAGATGTATAAGAATTGTGttttgattcttgatttttccAAATTGTCGTTTTGTTTATTTGGTTGACTTAGATTGAAGCAAGCCGACTCTCACTAAAGATTCGAGACCATCTATTTAACTTACATGTGGATGTATTCTAGAATTATGACACACtcctatataaattatttttcctctctcaCTTTTATTGCTACTATTTACTTACATATGTTAACAATCAATAAATGACAATTACATTGACTTTGTACATTTAATGATAGTACGTGCCATttattatggagtattaaactAGTCAATAGTCTATAgagattttaattgtttaaatagtttaatactccctccgtcccgctttaagagtcccggttgagataaattaataaaaaatacctaCAAAGTAttaaaagtgttaaaagtgggtctcaacatccactacaactaataaaaaaatgttaaaagtgggtcccaacatccactataaaatttatttattggatactcaattaaaagtgggtcccaacatccattacaatatttatttattacacactcaaacacttttttcttaaaacatgtgtccgactcaaccgggactcctaaagctggacggagggagtagtaatttcaataaacaatattagcattgcaaaatatttaaaaaatgttccTTCCGTTCGAAACATAAGATAAATCAACTCAGTTTTTGTGACTATAAACTTAGGAGTCCAACCATATTCATAATATAACTTAGACTTTTTTCTTAAGCTTGAGAGATTATAAATGAAACTATCATAATGTAATTTTGAGATATTATTAACTGGACAAATTATTACATAAACCAgacatagaaaatataaaactatatGTTTCAAATCCCACCACACCTATATAGTAGTGTCATAGTTTGGTAAGAATCAAATGTGCGCCATGTTGAGGTTGTAGAGTGAACATCGAATAAGGAGCATGCGTATACGCCGGCGACAGTCGGAACGAATAACGCTGCAGAATCATAACCATCGCCATTTTTGCTTCCAACATCGCGAAGTTCTGCCCTAAACACACCCTCGGCCCCGATCCAAAGGGTAAAAACATAAGCTTCCCTTGCGTCGCTTTGGACACACCTTCGCCAAACCTCTCAGGATTGAACATGGACGCGTCATCACCCCATAGTCGGGTGTCGTGGTGCACAGCTAGCACCTGCAGTGCTAGCTGCACTCCTGCCGGTAGCCTCAGCTTTCCTAAGCTGGCTTCCGTGTGGGTCGACCGCGTAAACGTTACCCCCGATGGATATAGCCTCAGAGCCTCGTGCAGGATCATGCTCATCTACACATGCAAAAATTAGTTGACAGGACTAACtgctttctctctcctactttattctttctttattttcttcctaactttattatcttttcaattaaCTCGCTAAACATTAATTTCACTTAAAACAAAGGGAatgcatttttaatttcacttaAAACATATATACCTTTAAAAACATATTTCTATATCATGCCATATTTGTATGTAGACTACTCACAGTTTTGAGGTGGTTCAGATCTTGGTAGCCGGGTTTCCCTCTCCCGAAAACTTGCATGACCTCGTCCCTAGCACGAATTTGCCAGTCCTGGTGCTTGCTCAAAAGGATCATTGTCCAGACCAGCAGGGACGAATTGGTCTCTTGGCCCGCAAAGTAGAAGATTTTGCACTCCTCGATCACTTCCTTGATGCTCATTCCGGACTCATTACCATGCTTTTTCATCTCCTTCGAATTTGATTCCAATAGTAATCCCAGTAAGTCATCCGTACAACTAGCTTCCCCTGTTTCCATcgcttttctctttttatcgATGATTTTAACCATCATTGATTCGATTTCCTTCACAATTTCTTTCATTCTCCGGTTGAATTTCGTTGGCAAAAACCTGTATGCAAAACAGACTAGCCTATCAGGAGAGAAAAGACAGAGAGCGATCATTTGGTTATATTGTCACAAGCActcaatgaaagcaccaattttttatttttttcagtcAAATTGGAAAACTCATTCAAAAAGACTAGTCTGTCTGGAAAAATCATTTGGTCCACAAACTCCACATCTGTTGGACGTCGGATAAGTTTCCTAACACTCAAGTCCGTAACAAATGAACATACCTCCACCCGGGAATAAACAGTGAGCCAGCCGCCTCAACGATGAGAGTCATCTGCTCTCTTTGTAGTTCAAATATCTTCCTTCCTTCTTCATGACTACTCCCAAACGCAGTTCTTGAAATCACATCGCTCGTCAATGTCTGAAGATGAGGCCACACGTCCACTTCACAACTTCCTTCATTTCCCATAATCTCATCCCATTTCCTCAACATATCACCACAGCTCAAGTAGAATGATGGAACCATATGCTGTTTGTTTACatcaaaagagaaaaaaaaagctcTTCTttttcaaactcattttaggaaaataatagtataaaatagttaaagcggagaaaaattaaactaagatagagaataatgCAGAGAAGAGTGCGCctcgcttatcttgggacgaaaggagtacgAATCTAGATCATATTCTTGTCCGTTTTACCTTCAATTTGTCGACGTGGAAGGCGGGGCTGATCAGTTTCCTGTGCTTGGTCCATTTCTCTGCCTCGAATGATGCTATTCCTTTCGAAAGCAGCTTCAGCGGATCATCAGAAGGCTTCGGAAAAGCATCCATTTTCGACATAATCTCTCGTATCATTTCAGGATCTGTGATGCTTAATGCAGGCTTTGGCCCAAACCAAACAAAGCTATTCTCACCTGACAATTGTAACCATCTAaacaatagtagtaatatcatttttttacttgtaGTTAAGtactcaataaaaaattttaatttaaaattgcatGAGAAGTATGTGCACATTGTTATAAATGACACACAcaataaaagcaataaaagaggaaaaaacaACACCAAAATTGATGCAATTATAGCCGACGAAACTGAAAAAGTCACAGTTTAAATAGATAACATAATTATACCAAAGTTAACACATACCATAGTTTTGTGTAGCATTGTGATAGATGGGATTAGCTCTAGGTGCAATATCATTGGAAAAACTCATAGGTTTGGACCCAGCTTCCTTTATAATGCTGCCTATCTCTTTGAAATCTCCAAAGAAAAGCTTGTAAGAATTTCCCTTGAAGCCCTGCTGCCGGAGGAGTTTTTCGAGTTTTTTGGGAGTAAACCACACccaatttaatagtttccatAGATATATTAGAGCTACAACAGCGCAAGAAATTGATGTTAACAAGATGCAAACATACATACTTTGTTGATTTCAGTTAGTGTTTGCAGTGTGTAAGCATAGAGAATTTATAGATGatgatacatatttttaaataatttaagaattagTTGGAATGAAGGTTTGGTTTGTTGTGTAATTCGTGTGgattctttaattttcaatcTGTCATTTTCAACGGGAGCTGTATGATTAAGTGACTCGAATTCCCAACCTATTAGATGGAAGGAAAACGTCTTACCAATCAAGCTCGTCAAACTGTTTGAATTGGTTGACGCTTCAAGTTTTCTAACAATATATTGACTAATTTCTTTGTCAATGAGATTTAAGATCTTTggtagtatataatatataattgtacAAGAAAAAgctgtttatgttttttaactAACTAATCAAAGATactaatttattgcatgaacCATGCCGAATCAGTCAAGATCATAGATTGcaattggatattttaattttttaatgcatgCTTTAATGTGGAGTGAAAAATAAGGAGTAGTATTCCTAAAGATATTTGCATGAAAAAGataagtaaaatagaaaataataagagtgaaaaaatagtagtGGGAacagagagtaaaataaaaacaaataatgtagataaaagtcttctttaaattattctctcttactttaatctttatccactttaactatttattattgtttttccaaaatgagtaaaaaaaaaatgagagggagtataagtttAAATTGTCAGGCTCATGTGTctttataaaagaaagaaagttaTCGCTATTGAGTATTAATTGTGGACGCTTAATAAGATAATTGTTGCATGGTATCGCGGAGGGATGAGTTATTAAAATTTaggaataaataatttttatgttgaaTAGTTAAacgaaatcaaaattattggaaacgtatattgaaaattattagaAACATATATACCTATTTTTGAAATTCTATAGTTTTGTAAGCATCAAGTGCGCTCCATACTGAGGCTGGAGTGTGATGACTGGATGAGGAGCATGCGAATACGACGACGACAGCTGGAACGAATACCGCTGCAGAATCATAGCCATCGCTGTCTTAGTTTCCAACATAGCAAATTTTTGGCCGATGCATATCCTTGGCCCCCATCCGAAGGGGAAGTAGGCTGTCTGCCCCCGCACGGCCTTCTCCACGCCTTCATTGAACCTCTCGGGTTTAACTTCCGTTGCATCATGACCCCATATTTTGGGGTCATGGTGCAATAAAATCGCAGGCAGGATGAGCTGGACTCCTGCCGGGATGCTAACCCTTCCGAACCTACATTCCTCGTGATGAGTTCGAGCAAGAACAGGCACCGGTGGGTATAATCTTAGAGCCTCATGCAAGATCATGCTAACCTAATTGACCATGAAAGAATGAGTCAAGTCAATTAGCAAACCAtgcaaatgaaataatattagttgtaattgattttttcattataCAATTCCCTTGTATGTTGTGACTCTATAAAACATTTTAAGTGCATAgcaaataattcaatacaaaatcaagAGAGATTTTCCCAAATATGGCTGGTGTGGATACTTTtaacatggtatcagagctTACCTCATGCTCGAGCCGAATGTGTCGTAAGAGGTAACAAGGTCATGTTGAGATATTAACAAATACGAATAGTTCACATGTGAGGAGACATTGTTCAGATATTCGCATGTGAATTCTCCCActttgaaaatgtgaaataaaaagagaTCAACTTAAATACCTAAAGAGTCGCTACTTCTATCAACAATTTGGTTGATCTCTCGACCGTGTATCAAGTATGCTTAAATAAATGACACCGCACTCGACCTCTATAAAATCTAACACAACTTACATGCATTTTATCAGGATGAAACATGATAAACTTAATACTCCACTTACACGTATGCTTCAATGAATGATACCGTACGTGTAACTATCAAGCATGCTTGAATGAATGTTACCTTACTTACTCGGCCCTATAAAGTAAAACACGAGAAACTTAATACTTACAATTTTGAGGTGGTTTAGTTCTTGAAAATTAGGTTTGGCCCTCCCAAACACTTGCAGAACCTCGTCTCTAGCCCGATCCTGCCACTCGCCATGCTTGCTCAACAAGATCATCATCCAGACGAGTAGGGAAGCCGTGGTCTCATGGCCTGCGAAGTAGAATAGTTTGCACTCTTCTATCACTTCCTCAATGCTCATTCCCAACCCATCATTTCCATGTTCTTTGAAGTTGGATTCAAGTAGCAGTCCCAACAAGTCATTGCTGTatgtttcttcttccattGCCTTTAATCTTTTCTTGATCATACCAAGCAATATTGATTCTATTTCACTCTTAGTTTCTTTCATCCTCCTGTTAAATCTCGTGGGCAGAAACCTGGCCACGAGATTTAAAGCCATTAAAATAAGCAAATGTTAAAAAGTACTAATTTTTACGTTAacctaattatatatatatggattgGAGTAAAGACGATGAACATGTGCACCTGTATCCGGGGATGTGAACAGAGCGATGGGCTTCCATAATGTGCTTTGCTTGCTCTCTCTGCAGTTCAGACATCTTCCTCGCTTGCTCGTAGCTACTTCCAAACGCTGTCCTTGAAATCACGTCGCTCGTCATGGTTTGGAGGTAAGGCCAAACATCCACTTCACAACACCCTTCATTTGATCCTACAATCTCATCCCATTTGCTCAACATTTCACCACAGCTCAAGTGAAATGCAGGAACCATATGCTATACTTGCAAAAGTcatcaaaatacaaataaagttgcaatttaatttaatttaattcttctcatcatacatataatttagttgggacagaGAAAATactatgttatttttataggggctaaatataatttcattactAAAACGCGCCTAATACATGAATAAGAGGCCAATCAAACTTTAGTGAGGTTCTATCAcacaatcaattaataataagTTAAATCTCTAACAACTCAACATTTTCGACATAGGACAATGAATAGTACAATTCATTCATTGAAGCGTACTGACCAACAAAATCCGGTGAAGTTCCAAATCAAAACAACTGAATATTTAAGTTAATCAGTTAtcacttcacattttttacGCGAAACAACTCACACGTAAATATCTCAACAGTACCTTGAGTTTCTCCGCATGGAAGGCGGGATTGATGAGTCGTCTATGCTTGGCCCACTCATCCCGCTCGAGTGATAAAAGTCCCCCAGCAAGAAGTGTAGTTAAAGGGCTTCTAGGCTtttgaaaaacataatttttcgACATAATCTCTCTTATAATCTCCGGAACCATGACCAGTAACGCAGGCTTTGGCCCAAACCAGACAAAGCAATTCTCACCTgcagtttaattaatttaatttaatcattttcaaGATTCCCAGTTAAGAAATATTGCAAGAtgaattaagaatttaagatccatatatttataaataaatatatgtataccATGGTTTGTGATAGCTTTGTGGAAGCTAGGGATGACTCTAGGAACAATATCATGGGAGAAAACCATGGCTTTAGACCTGGCTTCCCTCCTCGTCATGCTCGATTCTCTCAAATCTCCGTAGAAGAATCGGTACGGATTCCCACGGAATCCCTGCTGCCGGAGGCGCTTTTCGATGCTTCTTGGAGTGAACCATAGCCAATTCAAGATTCTCCAGCCATAGAATAAAGTGGCTGTGACAGAGCAAGAAAGTATGAGTGTGCTGATCaaattatccatttttctgATGTTGTTTTCTTCATTCAAAGTGAAAAAGAGAGGATGCGTATCAGTATATGTGAAAAAGAGAAGAGGGCAGAGGAGAAGATGAGATCAAGTGATCAACCAACTGTAGATATAGTCAAccaattataacttttttCCTTTGTTCTTTTTGGTCTCAAATTCTCAATTGTATTAGGTGtaacaatatttaaaactaGTCATATTGAAACTgacttaaatttaatttaagttgaCGAACAATATTTGATTTTCGTTCCATTTACTCTACTAGGAGTACATAAAAGATAGTAGGCCCAATTTAGTTGGTAGTTTAATAACGAAATGAAATCATTAATATTcctctttaaaaaattaataaactgGTAA
The nucleotide sequence above comes from Salvia hispanica cultivar TCC Black 2014 chromosome 5, UniMelb_Shisp_WGS_1.0, whole genome shotgun sequence. Encoded proteins:
- the LOC125187664 gene encoding cytochrome P450 CYP72A219-like; translation: MDNLISTLILSCSVTATLFYGWRILNWLWFTPRSIEKRLRQQGFRGNPYRFFYGDLRESSMTRREARSKAMVFSHDIVPRVIPSFHKAITNHGENCFVWFGPKPALLVMVPEIIREIMSKNYVFQKPRSPLTTLLAGGLLSLERDEWAKHRRLINPAFHAEKLKHMVPAFHLSCGEMLSKWDEIVGSNEGCCEVDVWPYLQTMTSDVISRTAFGSSYEQARKMSELQREQAKHIMEAHRSVHIPGYRFLPTRFNRRMKETKSEIESILLGMIKKRLKAMEEETYSNDLLGLLLESNFKEHGNDGLGMSIEEVIEECKLFYFAGHETTASLLVWMMILLSKHGEWQDRARDEVLQVFGRAKPNFQELNHLKIVSMILHEALRLYPPVPVLARTHHEECRFGRVSIPAGVQLILPAILLHHDPKIWGHDATEVKPERFNEGVEKAVRGQTAYFPFGWGPRICIGQKFAMLETKTAMAMILQRYSFQLSSSYSHAPHPVITLQPQYGAHLMLTKL
- the LOC125187666 gene encoding cytochrome P450 CYP72A219-like yields the protein MIREIMSKMDAFPKPSDDPLKLLSKGIASFEAEKWTKHRKLISPAFHVDKLKHMVPSFYLSCGDMLRKWDEIMGNEGSCEVDVWPHLQTLTSDVISRTAFGSSHEEGRKIFELQREQMTLIVEAAGSLFIPGWRFLPTKFNRRMKEIVKEIESMMVKIIDKKRKAMETGEASCTDDLLGLLLESNSKEMKKHGNESGMSIKEVIEECKIFYFAGQETNSSLLVWTMILLSKHQDWQIRARDEVMQVFGRGKPGYQDLNHLKTMSMILHEALRLYPSGVTFTRSTHTEASLGKLRLPAGVQLALQVLAVHHDTRLWGDDASMFNPERFGEGVSKATQGKLMFLPFGSGPRVCLGQNFAMLEAKMAMVMILQRYSFRLSPAYTHAPYSMFTLQPQHGAHLILTKL
- the LOC125187665 gene encoding LOW QUALITY PROTEIN: cytochrome P450 CYP72A219-like (The sequence of the model RefSeq protein was modified relative to this genomic sequence to represent the inferred CDS: inserted 1 base in 1 codon) translates to MGVFIFIMTISCCVVALIYVWKILNWVWFTPKKLEKLLRQQGFKGNSYKLFYGDFKEIRRIATEAVSKPMDFSNDIMPRALPIYYQTSKKYGENSFIWIGPKPAVTITDXEMIREIMSKNYVFHKPNGNPIATMLAKGVASFEEDKWAKHRKLINPAFHVEKLKHMVPSFYLSCDELLRKWDKIVGNEGGCEVDVWPYLQTMTSDVISRTAFGSSYEEGRKIFELQGEQAKLIIEATRTLYIPGWRFVPTKFNRRMREIVRETESLVLGIINKRMKATESSTDDLLGLLLESNSKEMKQNGSESGMNIEEVIEECKLFYFAGQETTSSLLVWTMILLSKHEDWQDRARDEVLQVFGKGKPDYQELNHLKIVNMILHEAMRLYPPGVMLVRCTHKEARFGKISIPAGVQLVLPLLAIHHNTRLWGEDAASFKPERFGEGVSKATQGRVMYFPFGWGPRICVGQNFAMLEAKMAMVMILQRYSFKLSPSYTHAPRTVITLQPQHGAHLILTKL